From Acidobacteriota bacterium:
TGGTTTGGCCGCCGCCTTCTTCGCTGGCGCGGGCCGACCGATGGTGCGCCGAAGCTTCGCCATGAGCCAGACTCCTGTAACGGGTGAACACAAACACGTCGACGTGTGGCGAGCGGCGCTACGTTAACAAAATGGGTGGGATGCGGTCAAGAATTCCGGACGCGCTCGATGACGGCATAGGCATCGCGCGAGCGCAGACCGTACTTTGATGCGACACCTGAAAGAGCGGCTCTCCGCCCCAGCCCAGATTCTGTCAAACGACAGAATTCTGCGTAAACGTCTGTTTCATTTACACTTGTTACATCGACATTAGCTTCTACTTCCCGTCGTCCAGCCATGACGATCGTGAATTCTCCGCGCAATTCTGTCAAACGACCCAACACGTCAGAAATAGGTCCTCTGACCAATTCCTCGTGAAGCTTCGTCAACTCGCGACCAACCGCCACCTGCCTATCACCAATCACGCGCAGCGCGTCGTTCAAGGTGTCCACGATTCGGTGGGGCGCCTCGAAGAACACGACCGTGCGGGTTTCGGCGCGCAGGATCTCCAACCAGGTCGCGCGAGCTTTGGCCCTGACTGGCGGAAAACCCACGAAGACGAAGGCATCGGTCGGCAGCCCTGATGACACAAGGGCTGTCAACACCGCGCTGGGACCCGGAATCGCCTCGACGCGGATCCCGGCCGCAATGGCGGCCTGGACCAGTCGAAACCCCGGATCCGAAACTGCGGGCGTGCCCGCATCCGATACCAGGGCGATGCAGTGGCCCTGTTGAAGTTTCTCAACAAGCGCCCCGGCCTTCACGTGTTCGTTGTGTTCGTGCACACTGGTGGTGGGCGTCCGGATGTCGAAGTGGTGCAGGAGTTTTGCGGTGTGGCGGGTGTCCTCGGCGGCGACGAGGTCGCACTCGCGCAGCACGCGCAATGCACGTAGTGTGATGTCCTCGAGGTTGCCAATGGGCGTGGCGACCAGATAGAGGATTCCAGCAGTGTTGAGAACCATAGGCGGCCGCGTTCCAGCAAAGTTATTGTACCATTACAGACTTATTGGCTTTGCCGGCCCACGGTGAAGCCGCGTCCTGGTTTTCAACTTCGTCGCCGGCGAGCGTGTTCATGATTGCTTCGGAACCACTGCACCAATTCGTCGACGATTACCTCTACAGCCTGCGCGAGTCGAATCCGACGGCTGCCACCTTTGACGGCATCCACGAGTTCGACGACCTGCTGGACGATTTCAGCCGGACGGGCATCGACTCTCAGACCCAGGCGCTCGCCGGCTTCGCGCGGCGCCTGGCGTCGATCTCCAACGACTCGCTAACGGCCATCGAGCGGATCGAGCGCCCAATGGTGGCGGCACACATCCAGTCGAAGCTGCACGATCTCGAGCAGGTGCGCGGATGGGAGCGAAACCCGCAGATCTACGGCGAGATGCTTGGCGCCAGCCTGGCCGGCCAGGCGCTGTTTGAGTACGCGCCGGCCGAGGAGCGCGCGCGCCGGGTGCTGTCGAAGCTGCGCCAGACACCGAAGCTGGTCCAGGCCGCCCGAGACAACATCAAGGAGCCGCCCGGGATCTTCGTCAAGAAGGGGCTCCAGACGCTGCGCGGCGCGCTGCGCTTCATTGATGTCGATCTCCCAAAGGCGTTCGCGGATGTCGACGACCTCGGCCTGTTGAGCGATCTCGCCGACGCGCAGACCGAAGCGAGCGATGCGATCAAGGGCTACGTCGACTACCTCGAGAACGACCTTGGTCCGAAGTCGCGCGCGTCGTTCCGCCTGGGACCCGAGCGTCTTGCGAAGAAGTTTCGGCTCGAAGAAGGGCTCGAGTTGCCGCTCGGGCGGTTGCTCGACATCGGACTCAGAGAACTCGGCGTGGTCCAGGAGGAATTCCGGCGCGCAGCGTCGAAGATCGAACGTGGCGATCCGGTCGACGTCTGGCGGCGCGTCAAAGAGACACGGCTGGCCACCGACGGCATCGTGAACGCGGCGCAGCGGCAGGTGAGCGCGCTGGCCACGTTCATCGAGCGAAAAGACCTCGTGTCGCTGCCCTCCGGTGAACCCGTCATCGCGGCACCCACCCCCGAGTTCTTCCGGTGGACCGGCGCCAGCATGTGGACTCCCGGGCCGTTCGAACCGCGTCCGACCCGTGCGTACTACTACCTGACAGAGGCGGATCCGGCGTGGTCGGACGAGCAGAAGGCGGAGCACTACAAGGACCTGAATCTCCCGACGCTGTGGTCCATTTCCATCCACGAGGTCTACCCGGGACACTTCCTGCACTTTCAGCACCTGCGCCATGTCGAATCACGGGCGCGCAAGTCGTTGCTGATGGCCTCGTGCGCGATGGTGGAGGGCTGGGCCCACTACTGCGAGCACATGATGATCGAGGCGGGGTTCGAGAAACAGGACCCGGCGGTTCACCTGGGCCAGCTTGCCGAATCGCTCATCCGCATCGCCCGCCTGATTGTCGCGATTCGCCTGCACGCCGAGGACCTGTCGGTGGAGCAGGGCGTCCGGTTCTTCCGAGACGAGGCGTTTGTCGAAGAGAGCACGGCCCGCCGCGAGGCCGAGCGGGGGACATTCGACCCTGGCTACGGCGTGTACACGCTCGGCAAACTCATGCTGCTGAAACTGCGCGAGGACTACAAGGCGCACGTTGGCGACACGTTCTCGTTACGGTCCTTCCACGACACACTGCTGCGCAATGGCGTCGCAACCATTCCCGTGCACCGGCAACTGCTGCTCGGCGAGCATGCAGGGGCGGCTATCGAGTAGACGGAGTGCAGCGCGCGAGGCTGGGCTGGATGCCGGCTTCCGCCGGCATGACGCTATCAACTCGTCATTCCGGCGAACGCCGGAATCCAGCCACGCGATACTCGAGCCGTGTGTACGCGGCCAGACCCGGCGCAACGTGCTCTGGGCGAGGTTTGCCCGCGAGTGTTATAGACTGGTATTAGCACCATGCCACTGTACGAGTACGAATGCGGCGCCTGCGGCCACCGGTTTGAGGTAATCCAGAAGTTTTCGGATTCCCCGATCGAGCGATGCCCGTTGTGCAGCGAACCGGTCCACAAACTGCTGTCCGCGCCCGCGATCCAGTTCAAGGGCACCGGCTGGTACGTCACTGATTACGCAAGCAAGAGAAACACCGAAGCCGCCGCCGACAAGGCATCCTCGTCATCAGCCAGCGCGTCCGGCAGCAGCAAGACCACATCGCCCGAGGAGTCGGGCGGCAGCAAGACCACCTCGTCCAGCGAGTCCGATAGCAGCAAGACCACATCGACGAGCGAGTCCGGCAGTAGCAAGACCACGTCGACGAGCGATTCCAGCGCGGCGAAACCCGACACCAAGCCATCGAAATCCGACTAGCCCGGCCGCCAACCTCCTTACCCTTCGACCCGAGTTGTGTTGCACATCGCCTCGACCACACGCCCGTCCAGCGCCGTTGCCTTGGGCCGGCCGCGATGGCAACACACGTGAGCTCAGGGCTTACAGCTTGAGCGAGCGCAGGTACTCGGCAAACGGTTCCGCCAGGCCTTCACGCTGCAGCGCAAAGTACACGACCGCCTTCAGGTAACCGAGTTTGTTGCCCGTATCGTGGCGGACGCCCTTGATCTCGTACGCGTAGATCGGGCGCTTCTTCAGGAGTCGACGCAGGCCGTTGGTGAGCTGGATTTCGCCCGATCGATCCGCGGCTGTCGCCTCGAGTTCTTCGAAGATGTCGGGCGTCAGGATGTAGCGGCCGATGATGGCGAGGTCCGAGGGCGCATCGGCGCGCTGCGGTTTTTCCACCAGGTCGCGGACCTTGTAGATCCCGTCGGATTCGCTCTCGATGTCGACGATGCCGTAGGACGAGACACGGTCCCACCCCACGCGCTCGACGGCCAGCACGGGGCCCTGAACTTTCTCGAAGACTTCGACCATCTGCTTGAGTCCCGCCGGCTGTGCGTCAATCACATCGTCGGCCAGCACGACCGCGAACGGCTCAGGACCGACCAGGTCGCGCGTGACCAGGACGGCATGGCCCAGCCCAAGCGGCTCTCCCTGCCGGACATAGGCGACATGGATGAGGTTTGAGATCTCGCGGATTTCGGCGAGCAGATCGGTCTTGTGTCGAGCTTCCAGGTAGGACTCGAGCTCGACGGCGACATCGAAATGATCCTCGATCGCGTTCTTGCCGCGACCCGTGACAATAATGAGGTTGTCGATGCCTGAGGCCACGGCTTCTTCAACGCCGTACTGAATGATGGGCTTGTCGACCAACGGCAGCATCTCTTTGGGCTGGGCTTT
This genomic window contains:
- the galU gene encoding UTP--glucose-1-phosphate uridylyltransferase GalU, yielding MARVRKAVFPAAGLGTRFLPVTKAQPKEMLPLVDKPIIQYGVEEAVASGIDNLIIVTGRGKNAIEDHFDVAVELESYLEARHKTDLLAEIREISNLIHVAYVRQGEPLGLGHAVLVTRDLVGPEPFAVVLADDVIDAQPAGLKQMVEVFEKVQGPVLAVERVGWDRVSSYGIVDIESESDGIYKVRDLVEKPQRADAPSDLAIIGRYILTPDIFEELEATAADRSGEIQLTNGLRRLLKKRPIYAYEIKGVRHDTGNKLGYLKAVVYFALQREGLAEPFAEYLRSLKL
- a CDS encoding DUF885 domain-containing protein, whose protein sequence is MIASEPLHQFVDDYLYSLRESNPTAATFDGIHEFDDLLDDFSRTGIDSQTQALAGFARRLASISNDSLTAIERIERPMVAAHIQSKLHDLEQVRGWERNPQIYGEMLGASLAGQALFEYAPAEERARRVLSKLRQTPKLVQAARDNIKEPPGIFVKKGLQTLRGALRFIDVDLPKAFADVDDLGLLSDLADAQTEASDAIKGYVDYLENDLGPKSRASFRLGPERLAKKFRLEEGLELPLGRLLDIGLRELGVVQEEFRRAASKIERGDPVDVWRRVKETRLATDGIVNAAQRQVSALATFIERKDLVSLPSGEPVIAAPTPEFFRWTGASMWTPGPFEPRPTRAYYYLTEADPAWSDEQKAEHYKDLNLPTLWSISIHEVYPGHFLHFQHLRHVESRARKSLLMASCAMVEGWAHYCEHMMIEAGFEKQDPAVHLGQLAESLIRIARLIVAIRLHAEDLSVEQGVRFFRDEAFVEESTARREAERGTFDPGYGVYTLGKLMLLKLREDYKAHVGDTFSLRSFHDTLLRNGVATIPVHRQLLLGEHAGAAIE
- the rsmI gene encoding 16S rRNA (cytidine(1402)-2'-O)-methyltransferase, translated to MVLNTAGILYLVATPIGNLEDITLRALRVLRECDLVAAEDTRHTAKLLHHFDIRTPTTSVHEHNEHVKAGALVEKLQQGHCIALVSDAGTPAVSDPGFRLVQAAIAAGIRVEAIPGPSAVLTALVSSGLPTDAFVFVGFPPVRAKARATWLEILRAETRTVVFFEAPHRIVDTLNDALRVIGDRQVAVGRELTKLHEELVRGPISDVLGRLTELRGEFTIVMAGRREVEANVDVTSVNETDVYAEFCRLTESGLGRRAALSGVASKYGLRSRDAYAVIERVRNS